The sequence below is a genomic window from Natronorubrum halophilum.
TCTCGATGTCGTTCATCCGGCTGCGGATCGAGTACTCCGGCGTGTCCAGATCGACGCCGTCCGGAATCCCGACGCGGACGTCCGGCGCGCCGTTGTCGACGTCCTGGCTGACGTTCTCGGCGGGTTCGGTGAACTCGAGGTCGCCGAGTTCGCCCATCTCGTCGACGTTCGCCACACCCGCACCGTCGGTCGCGACTCGCGGCGTCTCCGATGCAGCGTCGGAAGCCGTCTTCTCGCCGCAGGTGCAGGTGTTCGGCGAGCAACTCTCGCCGCTGGCGTCGTCGCCGCCGTCAGTCGTGATGGCACCCTCTCGAGCGTGATCCGTTCCCGCTCGAGACCGCGGCGCAGCGCCGCCGGTCTCGGGGAAGATCACGGTCTCATCGTCGTCGGTACTGGATTCGGGAACGCTCGGGAGCGTGCGCTCGTCGTCACCCGAGACCTCACTTCGTTCGGTCTCGCGGTTCGCGGCTTCGCCGCTCACTCGACCCGAGGCCTCCCGTCGGTCGGCCTCGCCGTCAATCCCCATGGGCAACACCTCCGGCGACCGGGGCATCGGCACCTTGCATGATCGTCCGGAGTCGGCCGTTGTCGACACCGCGACACCACTCGTAGAACTTCTCACCCTCCTCGCGATCCTCGGCGTAGGCCTCGAACAGTTGCTCGAGCGCCGGAATCACGGAGTCGGCAGGCACGGCGTTCTCGACCCAGTCGAGGAACTCGTTGTCCGCGCCGAGCGAACCGCCGAGACCGAAGTCCATGCCCTCGACGATATCGGACTCGCCGTCCTCGTCGAGTTTGACGGTCTCGCCGCGGAAGCCGATATCCGCGATCTGTGGCTGGGCACACGACGCGGAACAGCCGGACATGTGCATCCGGATGGCCTCGATATCGTCTGGAACGTCGATGCGCTCGTCGAGTTCGCGCGCCCAGCGCTTGGTGCGCTTTTTCGTCTCGATGATGGCGTAGTTACAGAACTCGGTGCCCGTACAGCCGACGGCACCGCGGGAGAACGCGCCGGGATCCGGCTGGTAGTCCGCAGCGAACGGCTCCGCGAGGAGGTCGTCGACGTTCTCCTCGGGAATGTGCGTGATGAGGAAGTTCTGGTCGGTCGCGAGGCGAACGGAGGCGTCCTCGGTGCCGTACTTCTCGGCGGCGCGGGCGGCCTCGGCGAACTCGTCGCCGCCCATGCGGCCGGCGATGACGTTGAAGCCGACGTACTGCAGCCCCTCCTGTTTCTGGTCGTGGACCCCGACGTGGTCGCCCTGGTAGCCGACCGTCAGGTTCTCGCCGCCGGTCGGCAGGTCGACCGTACAGCGGTCGCGGACCGCTTCCTCGAACTTCTCGGGACCCATCTGCTCGACGAGGTAGCGCATGCGGCAGACGCCGCGGTTGTTGCGGTCGCCGAGTTCCTTGAACGTCTGGGCGACGGCGCGGCAGAACTCGACGGCGTCCTCCGGCGGGATGAAGACGTCGAGTTCCGACCCCATTCGCGGACCGTCGGAGAGACCGCCGCCGACGCGGGCGTGGAAACCGTAGTAGTGCTCCCCCTCGAGTTCCTTC
It includes:
- a CDS encoding nitrite/sulfite reductase, encoding MNTTEQYKQNKHPLDVLDDVYDYAADELSFEEIEERAGGGEWERLKWAGMYAQKQEGYFMIRTKVPGGKLTPEQAEVIGEVTDDLAVAPEEYGGEEQNELWGDAYLDITTRQDIQKHWIRVEDVPEMWERYDEVGLTTVQGCGDSARNVLGCPAAGLDDHECFNAQPVIDAVSDFFTENREYANLPRKFKMTITGCAHDCAQSQINDIGLVPAKKELEGEHYYGFHARVGGGLSDGPRMGSELDVFIPPEDAVEFCRAVAQTFKELGDRNNRGVCRMRYLVEQMGPEKFEEAVRDRCTVDLPTGGENLTVGYQGDHVGVHDQKQEGLQYVGFNVIAGRMGGDEFAEAARAAEKYGTEDASVRLATDQNFLITHIPEENVDDLLAEPFAADYQPDPGAFSRGAVGCTGTEFCNYAIIETKKRTKRWARELDERIDVPDDIEAIRMHMSGCSASCAQPQIADIGFRGETVKLDEDGESDIVEGMDFGLGGSLGADNEFLDWVENAVPADSVIPALEQLFEAYAEDREEGEKFYEWCRGVDNGRLRTIMQGADAPVAGGVAHGD